The proteins below come from a single Tachysurus fulvidraco isolate hzauxx_2018 chromosome 26, HZAU_PFXX_2.0, whole genome shotgun sequence genomic window:
- the LOC113637237 gene encoding heat shock factor protein 5-like translates to MSENVDSTEGAEISAQTEVRINRRNFPSNLWHLVNDPQICSISWDETGEGILICPEAFKAEVLCADNKQINKYFKTTNFISFVRQLNLYGFRKGHPDYEISLKQVGFIQHFYNPNFKRANPELLVKLKRLTPANKAKLAAGKEMSNQSSPFHPMLNSPENSAVVGSMGSNMPCSQQEVASAHCGCYPDYSFSHLQYTGQDPNWQSADAPDTRKSHMNKGTVFKAEDEI, encoded by the exons ATGAGCGAAAATGTTGATTCAACAGAAGGAGCCGAGATATCAG CTCAGACAGAAGTCCGGATCAACCGAAGAAACTTTCCCAGCAACTTGTGGCATTTGGTGAATGATCCTCAGATTTGTTCAATCAGCTGGGATGAAACTGGTGAAGGAATCCTGATCTGTCCAGAGGCCTTCAAAGCTGAAGTGCTATGTGCAGACAACAAGCAGATAAACAAGTACTTCAAAACGACAAATTTCATCAGTTTTGTTCGCCAGCTAAACCTGTACGGCTTCAGAAAAGGTCACCCAGACTATGAGATCTCACTGAAGCAAGTCGGTTTCATACAGCACTTTTACAACCCGAACTTCAAACGGGCAAACCCAGAGCTTCTGGTCAAGCTAAAGCGACTCACGCCTGCCAACAAGGCCAAGCTTGCTGCTGGGAAAGAAATGTCCAACCAGTCAAGTCCTTTCCATCCGATGCTGAATTCACCTGAGAATTCTGCTGTAGTCG GCTCCATGGGTTCCAACATGCCCTGCTCCCAACAAGAAGTTGCCTCCGCTCATTGTGGCTGCTATCCT GACTACTCATTTAGCCACCTCCAGTACACTGGCCAGGATCCAAACTGGCAGTCAGCTGATGCTCCCGATACCAGGAAGAGTCACATGAACAAGGGCACTGTATTCAAGGCGGAAGATGAAATCTAA